In one window of Poriferisphaera corsica DNA:
- the mreD gene encoding rod shape-determining protein MreD: MNWVVFAIFAYIFLALQKGFGSLISLPEAFGGMAPSLLLIFGVYICLSARAYLALWAMLALGILTDLITTTNPSATIIGPASLGYLLAGFTIIQMRGLVFKESVFTLAILTFSAGVFAGLTTICFFKMRSFSWLTNDPIEGWDSATQMYRYFMMVLYTTVLSFPIGALLYRLSPLFRFHEKKSY; the protein is encoded by the coding sequence ATGAACTGGGTCGTATTCGCCATCTTCGCATATATTTTCTTAGCACTTCAAAAAGGGTTTGGTTCGCTGATCTCTTTGCCTGAAGCGTTTGGTGGTATGGCACCGTCGTTATTGCTGATTTTTGGTGTTTATATTTGCCTGTCAGCTCGAGCCTATCTTGCGCTTTGGGCGATGCTTGCCTTGGGCATTCTGACGGACCTGATCACAACGACAAATCCTAGCGCAACGATTATTGGGCCGGCCTCACTTGGCTATCTGTTGGCAGGCTTTACGATTATTCAGATGCGTGGTCTTGTCTTTAAAGAATCGGTTTTTACACTTGCGATCCTCACCTTCAGCGCGGGCGTATTCGCAGGACTCACAACCATCTGCTTTTTCAAGATGCGATCATTCTCATGGCTAACGAACGATCCGATCGAAGGCTGGGATTCTGCAACACAAATGTACCGCTACTTCATGATGGTGCTTTATACGACGGTTCTATCATTTCCAATCGGGGCCCTGCTCTATCGACTTAGCCCACTCTTCCGCTTCCACGAGAAAAAATCTTATTAA